One region of Myxococcus stipitatus genomic DNA includes:
- a CDS encoding rhodanese-like domain-containing protein encodes MKLVSLVAVGIAGLLATACASHPPVRAEAHRRVEEGATLVDVRTPAEFAEGHLPGAVNIPVDELAGRLDELGGPEASVIVYCRSGARSGKAERLLKEKGFTRVLNLGPMSNWE; translated from the coding sequence ATGAAGCTCGTCTCGCTCGTCGCGGTTGGAATCGCCGGGCTGCTCGCCACCGCATGCGCGAGCCACCCTCCCGTCCGCGCGGAGGCCCACCGCCGCGTCGAGGAGGGGGCCACCCTCGTCGATGTCCGCACTCCGGCGGAGTTCGCGGAAGGGCACCTGCCCGGCGCGGTGAACATCCCCGTGGACGAGCTCGCCGGCCGGCTCGACGAGCTGGGTGGGCCGGAGGCCTCCGTCATCGTCTACTGCCGCAGCGGGGCGCGCAGTGGAAAGGCCGAGCGCTTGCTGAAGGAGAAGGGTTTCACGCGTGTCCTGAACCTGGGGCCCATGTCGAACTGGGAGTAG
- a CDS encoding DUF2147 domain-containing protein translates to MIATRWFGLASLTLLLATSALAEDKAPAAAENGPTGRWTTIDDETKKPKSVIVIYEENGKLFGKIEKLFRDPKEDQNPVCDKCEGSLKGQPIIGMTILQNLKKDDDEWTGGSILDPANGKTYKCKIALEDGGKKLKVRGYIGMSLLGRTQHWVRATE, encoded by the coding sequence ATGATTGCAACCCGGTGGTTCGGACTGGCTTCCCTGACCCTGCTGCTGGCCACGAGCGCCCTGGCCGAGGACAAGGCCCCCGCGGCCGCGGAGAATGGGCCCACGGGCCGGTGGACGACCATCGATGACGAGACGAAGAAGCCCAAGTCCGTCATCGTCATCTACGAGGAGAACGGCAAGCTGTTCGGGAAGATCGAGAAGCTGTTCCGCGACCCCAAGGAAGACCAGAACCCCGTCTGCGACAAGTGCGAAGGGTCGCTGAAGGGGCAGCCCATCATCGGGATGACCATCCTCCAGAACCTGAAGAAGGATGACGATGAGTGGACGGGGGGCAGCATCCTCGACCCGGCGAACGGGAAGACCTACAAGTGCAAGATCGCCCTCGAGGACGGGGGCAAGAAGCTGAAGGTCCGCGGCTACATCGGCATGTCCTTGCTGGGCCGCACCCAGCACTGGGTGCGCGCCACCGAGTAG
- a CDS encoding phage tail protein, giving the protein MSTRPTPYGAFNFEISFGGDSFGGFSDVSGLNTEFTMAEYREGTDPKNHVRKVPGIYKTGDVTLKRGLIASRVIWEWIEAVRATGVTGRKEFVLITLMDETRTPVQSWKLFNVTPMKYTGPTLAAKGGGDVAMEELVLSAEDVLTGFPNVT; this is encoded by the coding sequence ATGAGCACGCGCCCCACTCCCTACGGTGCATTCAATTTCGAGATCAGCTTTGGCGGTGACTCCTTCGGCGGCTTCTCGGATGTCTCGGGGTTGAACACCGAGTTCACGATGGCCGAGTACCGCGAGGGCACCGACCCGAAGAACCACGTGCGCAAGGTGCCCGGCATCTACAAGACGGGCGACGTCACCCTCAAGCGCGGCCTCATCGCCTCCCGCGTCATCTGGGAGTGGATCGAGGCGGTGCGCGCCACGGGCGTCACCGGTCGCAAGGAGTTCGTCCTCATCACGCTGATGGACGAGACGCGCACGCCGGTGCAGTCGTGGAAGCTCTTCAACGTGACGCCCATGAAGTACACGGGCCCCACGCTCGCGGCCAAGGGCGGCGGAGACGTCGCCATGGAGGAGCTGGTGCTGTCGGCCGAGGACGTGCTGACGGGCTTTCCCAACGTGACGTGA
- a CDS encoding phage late control D family protein codes for MSERALSSRPVYSARPTVRIDGRASDKVTQLLGTMRITESEGGMSSLELGLDNTARTDDGRTDLAFEDESLLRFGTAISIHAGDENAPQEIFRGLVTGLEAGFEGAAGPELLLLAEDALQRARLARRTQVHVDTSLATLARELAARIGMRAVVDGLDAPLGLQVQLNESDLAFLRRLLASRDGDLQVVGEELHVSARKGVRRGTQELTLYSQLRRARVVVDLAHQATEVTVTGWNALTGGKVSGSGAGTNLGPGTGRKGADVLRSALGARSEHLGDLSAMTDAEARALAEAAFDQRARRFVCVEGTAEGNPALRVGTHVSLRGLGRRYDNTYYVVRAHHRYDLTRGYETDFEAECAFLGGP; via the coding sequence ATGTCCGAACGAGCGCTGAGCAGCCGGCCCGTCTATTCCGCGCGCCCCACGGTGCGCATCGACGGGCGCGCGTCCGACAAGGTCACCCAGCTCCTGGGGACGATGCGCATCACCGAGTCCGAGGGCGGCATGTCCTCGCTCGAGCTGGGCCTGGACAACACCGCGCGCACCGACGACGGGCGGACGGACCTGGCGTTCGAGGACGAGTCCCTCCTGCGCTTCGGCACGGCCATCTCCATCCACGCCGGTGACGAGAACGCGCCACAGGAGATCTTCCGGGGGCTCGTCACCGGGCTGGAGGCCGGCTTCGAGGGCGCGGCCGGTCCGGAGCTGCTGCTTTTGGCGGAGGACGCGCTGCAGCGAGCCCGGCTGGCGCGCCGCACCCAGGTCCACGTGGACACGAGCCTCGCCACCCTGGCGCGCGAGCTCGCCGCGCGCATCGGCATGCGCGCCGTCGTCGACGGGCTCGACGCGCCGCTGGGCCTCCAGGTGCAGCTCAACGAGAGCGACCTGGCCTTCCTGCGCCGCCTGCTCGCCTCGCGCGACGGCGACCTCCAGGTGGTGGGCGAGGAGCTGCACGTGTCCGCGCGCAAGGGGGTGCGCCGGGGCACCCAGGAGCTGACGCTGTACAGCCAGCTGCGGCGCGCGCGCGTCGTGGTGGACCTGGCCCACCAGGCCACGGAGGTCACCGTCACCGGCTGGAACGCGCTCACCGGTGGCAAGGTCTCCGGCAGCGGCGCCGGGACGAACCTGGGGCCGGGCACGGGCCGCAAGGGCGCGGACGTGCTCCGCTCCGCCCTGGGCGCGCGCTCCGAGCACCTGGGCGACCTCTCCGCGATGACGGACGCGGAGGCCCGGGCGCTGGCGGAGGCCGCGTTCGACCAGCGCGCGCGCCGCTTCGTCTGCGTGGAGGGCACCGCCGAGGGCAACCCCGCCCTGCGCGTGGGCACGCACGTGTCCCTGCGGGGCCTGGGCCGCCGCTACGACAACACCTACTACGTCGTCCGCGCCCACCACCGCTACGACCTGACCCGCGGCTACGAGACGGACTTCGAGGCCGAGTGCGCCTTCCTGGGAGGCCCGTGA
- a CDS encoding GPW/gp25 family protein: MNPTSRPLVSFPLLPVPDEHGELHFPTLETSVRQSIEVILRTRPGEQLMRPEFGAGLEEYVGEPNVLATRRRIRDLVADSLARWEPRIDVERVDVLEVDGAPAHARVEIVYRLRRTGTVQGLGLTLDLGA; encoded by the coding sequence ATGAACCCCACTTCACGACCGCTGGTGAGCTTCCCGCTGCTGCCCGTGCCCGACGAGCACGGGGAGCTGCACTTCCCCACGCTCGAGACGAGCGTGCGGCAGTCCATCGAGGTCATCCTGCGCACCCGGCCGGGTGAGCAGCTGATGCGGCCCGAGTTCGGCGCGGGCCTGGAGGAGTACGTCGGAGAACCCAACGTGCTCGCCACGCGCCGCCGCATCCGCGACCTGGTCGCGGACTCGCTGGCGAGATGGGAGCCGCGCATCGATGTGGAGCGCGTCGACGTGCTGGAGGTCGACGGCGCGCCCGCCCACGCCCGCGTGGAGATCGTCTACCGGCTCCGCCGCACCGGCACGGTGCAGGGGCTCGGGTTGACCCTGGACCTCGGAGCCTAG
- a CDS encoding DUF4255 domain-containing protein, whose product MANLFAIHSIGESLVSYLRHAYEALPGEQRAKLPNVQSFSLFSSKEMGGGPNGSDPIRPALTLYLYRVTMNEHLRNQPVSGGSAATRPPLALDLHYLLTVWAEDAKDEHRLLGWAMNLLHTHQTLSASDLNEDGGWGTGEMVQLIPAELSNEDLMRIWDTFQRSYTLSVSYIARVIRIDAEEGTSVRPVVARRLSFGDRGEAP is encoded by the coding sequence GTGGCGAACCTTTTCGCAATCCATTCCATCGGCGAATCGCTCGTCTCCTACCTCAGGCACGCCTACGAGGCGCTGCCGGGTGAGCAAAGAGCAAAGCTCCCGAACGTCCAGTCCTTCAGCCTCTTCTCCAGCAAGGAGATGGGGGGTGGGCCGAATGGCTCGGACCCCATCCGGCCCGCGCTGACGCTGTATCTGTATCGCGTGACAATGAATGAGCATCTGCGGAACCAGCCTGTCTCGGGGGGCTCCGCGGCGACCCGTCCACCCCTGGCGCTCGACCTCCACTATCTCCTCACGGTGTGGGCCGAGGACGCCAAGGACGAACATCGATTGCTCGGCTGGGCGATGAACCTGCTCCATACACATCAGACACTCAGCGCGTCTGATCTCAACGAGGACGGGGGCTGGGGCACGGGAGAGATGGTGCAGCTCATCCCCGCGGAGCTGAGCAACGAGGACCTGATGCGCATCTGGGACACGTTCCAACGTTCCTACACGCTCAGCGTCTCATACATCGCCCGGGTCATCCGCATCGACGCGGAGGAGGGCACCTCGGTCAGGCCGGTCGTCGCGCGCAGGCTGTCATTCGGAGATCGCGGGGAGGCGCCATGA
- a CDS encoding phage tail sheath family protein — protein MSTSTTGFVGPTLTGPSGGTPELLTSFADFERIYGGLDPLSYGTNYLAHSVRAYFNEGGSRLYVSRVVTTAADAGFASAAIGASGHKFVARFPGRGGNGTITVSAMQRPASPIALDRAPSGSVFVTDDNTPATHLKGASGWTPALPTTPTGNLVTLSIRTRDGAGREVTYEDVGLDPQHPRWIGNVLSRTPTRQSEALQRQFAIDFSGATPPTGTELKTTLGALPQTFTLTGGLDGDAPTTAQYEAALEALAGIEDISIVAAPGSSSYGTTTGPGVRNALISHAEKRRAYRVAVLDTPAGQSLGQVREWRGQIDSKYAALYYPWVVVANPLARAGDESIPKELALPPSGFLCGIYARNDVQRGVFKAPANEVVNSALRFESDVNFAQQEVLNPLGINCLRFFPGRGYRVWGARTASSDPEWKYLNIRRYFNFLERSIDVGTQWAVFEPNGERLWANIRETIGSFLETQWRSGALLGTDPKQAFFVRCDRSTMTQDDLDNGRLICLVGVAAVKPAEFVIFRIGQKTADARS, from the coding sequence GTGAGCACCAGCACGACGGGCTTCGTCGGTCCGACGCTCACCGGTCCCTCGGGGGGAACACCGGAGCTGCTCACCAGCTTCGCGGACTTCGAGCGAATCTACGGAGGGCTGGACCCGCTCTCCTATGGAACCAACTACCTGGCGCACTCGGTCCGCGCCTACTTCAACGAGGGCGGCTCGCGCCTGTACGTCTCGCGCGTCGTCACGACGGCGGCGGACGCGGGCTTCGCCTCGGCGGCCATCGGCGCCAGCGGACACAAGTTCGTCGCGCGCTTCCCGGGCCGGGGAGGCAACGGCACCATCACCGTCAGCGCCATGCAGCGCCCGGCGAGCCCCATCGCCCTGGACCGCGCGCCGTCGGGCTCCGTGTTCGTCACCGACGACAACACGCCCGCCACCCACCTGAAGGGCGCCAGTGGCTGGACGCCCGCGCTGCCCACCACCCCCACCGGCAACCTCGTGACGCTGTCCATCCGCACCCGCGACGGCGCGGGCCGCGAGGTGACGTACGAGGACGTGGGGTTGGACCCCCAGCACCCGCGGTGGATCGGCAACGTGCTGTCGCGGACGCCCACCCGTCAGTCCGAGGCGCTCCAGCGGCAGTTCGCCATCGACTTCTCGGGGGCCACGCCTCCCACCGGGACGGAGCTGAAGACGACGCTGGGCGCCCTGCCCCAGACCTTCACCCTGACCGGCGGGCTCGACGGCGACGCGCCCACCACGGCGCAGTACGAGGCGGCGCTCGAGGCGCTGGCGGGCATCGAGGACATCTCCATCGTCGCCGCCCCGGGCTCGTCGTCGTATGGCACCACCACCGGCCCCGGCGTCCGCAACGCGCTCATCTCCCACGCGGAGAAGCGCCGGGCCTACCGCGTGGCGGTGCTGGACACCCCCGCTGGCCAGTCGCTGGGCCAGGTGCGCGAGTGGCGCGGGCAGATCGACTCGAAGTACGCGGCCCTCTACTACCCCTGGGTGGTGGTGGCCAACCCGCTGGCCCGCGCCGGGGACGAGAGCATCCCGAAGGAGCTCGCCCTGCCGCCGTCGGGCTTCCTCTGCGGCATCTACGCGCGCAACGACGTGCAGCGCGGCGTCTTCAAGGCGCCCGCCAACGAGGTGGTCAACAGCGCGCTGCGCTTCGAGTCGGACGTCAACTTCGCGCAGCAGGAGGTGCTCAACCCGCTGGGCATCAACTGCCTGCGCTTCTTCCCGGGCCGCGGCTACCGCGTCTGGGGCGCGCGCACGGCCAGCTCGGATCCGGAGTGGAAGTACTTGAACATCCGGCGCTACTTCAACTTCCTGGAGCGCTCCATCGACGTGGGCACGCAGTGGGCCGTCTTCGAGCCCAATGGCGAGCGGCTGTGGGCCAACATCCGGGAGACCATCGGCAGCTTCCTGGAGACGCAGTGGCGCTCGGGCGCGCTGCTCGGCACCGACCCGAAGCAGGCCTTCTTCGTCCGTTGTGATCGCAGCACCATGACGCAGGACGACCTCGACAACGGCCGGCTCATCTGCCTGGTCGGCGTGGCGGCGGTGAAGCCCGCCGAGTTCGTCATCTTCCGGATCGGCCAGAAGACGGCTGATGCCCGCAGCTAG
- a CDS encoding phage tail protein, whose product MSATVSAPFEPLFTFRFEVSIQEQPLQGGGGELSPTPAGAFSECTGLEATMEPKVIKAGGFNYGAIQRAGPVTFATVVLKRGISRDGRLFKWFERVATGDTGHRCTVRILLMGMSGPDASEPEVLLTWRLERAMPIKFKAADFNARASEVGIEELHLAHEGLFLESQRTGA is encoded by the coding sequence ATGAGCGCCACCGTCTCCGCGCCGTTCGAGCCGCTCTTCACCTTCCGCTTCGAGGTCTCCATCCAGGAGCAGCCGCTCCAGGGCGGCGGGGGCGAGCTGAGCCCGACGCCGGCGGGTGCCTTCTCCGAGTGCACCGGCCTGGAGGCGACCATGGAGCCCAAGGTCATCAAGGCGGGCGGGTTCAACTACGGCGCCATCCAGCGGGCGGGGCCGGTGACGTTCGCCACGGTGGTGCTCAAGCGCGGCATCTCCCGCGACGGCCGGCTCTTCAAGTGGTTCGAGCGCGTCGCCACCGGCGACACCGGGCATCGCTGCACGGTGCGCATCCTGCTGATGGGCATGAGCGGGCCGGACGCGTCGGAGCCGGAGGTCCTGCTCACGTGGAGGCTGGAGCGGGCCATGCCCATCAAGTTCAAGGCCGCCGACTTCAACGCCAGGGCCTCCGAGGTGGGCATCGAGGAGCTGCACCTCGCCCACGAGGGCCTCTTCCTCGAGAGCCAGCGGACGGGAGCCTGA
- a CDS encoding RNA polymerase sigma factor, whose translation MTSHRTDDQLLEAARSGEAEAVEELLARHERRVYRFGLRLCGSEEDAREVLQETLFAAFRGLAGFRGEGALSTWLFQVARTHCLRLRRRRSGAPETFQPLDSPEAAAVASDEDAPDLRSHARRVGAILEAAIRALPEPQRQALLLRDVEGLSAEDAARVAGIEVRALKSRLHRARRQVRAHVDSVLGDGAGPE comes from the coding sequence ATGACGTCCCACCGCACCGATGACCAGCTCCTGGAGGCCGCCCGCTCGGGCGAGGCCGAGGCCGTGGAGGAGCTGCTCGCCCGCCATGAACGGCGGGTCTACCGCTTCGGTCTGCGCCTGTGCGGCTCGGAGGAGGATGCTCGCGAGGTCCTCCAGGAGACGTTGTTCGCCGCGTTCCGGGGGCTCGCGGGCTTCCGGGGCGAGGGGGCCCTGTCCACCTGGCTGTTCCAGGTGGCGCGGACGCACTGCCTGCGGCTGCGCCGTCGTCGGAGCGGTGCGCCGGAGACGTTCCAGCCCCTGGATTCGCCGGAAGCGGCGGCGGTCGCCTCGGACGAGGACGCCCCGGACCTGCGCTCCCACGCGCGTCGCGTGGGCGCCATCCTCGAGGCCGCCATCCGGGCCCTCCCGGAGCCCCAGCGCCAGGCGTTGCTCCTGCGCGACGTGGAGGGACTCTCCGCCGAGGACGCGGCCCGCGTGGCCGGCATCGAGGTCCGGGCGCTCAAGAGTCGCCTGCACCGCGCCCGCCGTCAGGTGCGTGCCCACGTGGACTCGGTGCTCGGGGACGGCGCGGGGCCGGAGTAG
- a CDS encoding phage baseplate assembly protein V, whose amino-acid sequence MQPLPFPPTPPNLGALHGTYLGRVTSVADPEHLSRVQVRLVSTPDTIGDGNATLWARVSVPFAGDGRGAFLIPDVGDEVALVFINGDPRQPLVVGGVWNGAARPPEQLGGGGDRVDRYTLTGRKGSRIAIVEETEGQATISLTTRGGQSVTVTQQDGGKVILEAAGNTVTLDTQGVTVQTPLTVKVSASRVEVAAAQVQVDAAMSTFSGVVKCDVLQATTVVAATYTPGAGNVW is encoded by the coding sequence ATGCAGCCGCTCCCCTTCCCTCCCACCCCGCCGAACCTGGGCGCCCTGCACGGCACCTACCTGGGCCGCGTTACGTCGGTGGCGGACCCCGAGCACCTGTCGCGCGTGCAGGTGCGGCTGGTGAGTACGCCCGACACCATCGGCGATGGCAACGCCACCCTCTGGGCCCGCGTCTCCGTCCCCTTCGCGGGGGACGGGCGCGGCGCGTTCCTCATCCCCGACGTGGGCGACGAGGTGGCCCTCGTCTTCATCAACGGCGACCCGCGCCAGCCGCTCGTGGTGGGCGGTGTGTGGAACGGCGCCGCGCGCCCGCCGGAGCAGCTCGGTGGGGGCGGGGACCGCGTGGACCGCTACACGCTGACCGGCCGCAAGGGCAGCCGCATCGCCATCGTCGAGGAGACGGAGGGCCAGGCCACCATCTCCCTCACCACGCGGGGAGGCCAGAGCGTCACGGTGACGCAGCAGGATGGCGGCAAGGTCATCCTCGAGGCCGCGGGCAACACCGTCACCCTGGACACCCAGGGCGTCACCGTCCAGACGCCGCTGACGGTGAAGGTCTCCGCCAGCCGCGTCGAGGTCGCCGCCGCGCAGGTCCAGGTGGACGCGGCCATGTCGACCTTCTCCGGCGTCGTGAAGTGCGACGTCCTCCAGGCCACCACCGTGGTGGCCGCGACCTACACGCCCGGAGCCGGAAACGTATGGTAG
- a CDS encoding MBL fold metallo-hydrolase, whose amino-acid sequence MLFRQLFEPESSTYTYLLACPDTGAAALIDPVVETLERDLDLLHRLQLRLAYVLETHIHADHITSACRLRALTGCRIALPAMEPVPCRDVGIQEGHPLDLGSVRFQPLFTPGHTDTHHSYLVEQPGGSRVFTGDALLIDGCGRTDFQSGDAATLYRSVREKLFALPDDTLVYPAHDYQQRRVSTIAQERERNPRLGGDKTLEEFVALMANLQLPYPKKIDLAVPANRQCGGCTPDELEALRGPDTGG is encoded by the coding sequence ATGCTCTTCCGCCAGCTCTTCGAGCCCGAGTCCTCGACCTATACCTACCTGCTCGCCTGCCCGGACACGGGCGCGGCCGCGCTGATCGATCCCGTGGTGGAGACGCTCGAGCGCGACCTCGACCTCCTCCATCGACTCCAGCTCCGGCTCGCCTATGTCCTGGAGACGCACATCCACGCGGACCACATCACCTCCGCGTGCAGGCTGCGCGCGCTCACGGGATGTCGGATCGCCCTGCCGGCCATGGAGCCCGTCCCCTGTCGCGACGTCGGAATCCAAGAAGGCCACCCCCTGGACCTGGGCAGCGTGCGCTTCCAGCCACTCTTCACACCCGGCCACACCGACACCCACCACAGCTACCTCGTTGAGCAGCCCGGCGGCTCTCGCGTCTTCACGGGTGACGCCCTCCTCATCGATGGCTGCGGGCGGACCGACTTCCAGAGCGGCGACGCCGCCACGCTCTATCGCTCCGTCCGGGAGAAGCTCTTCGCGCTCCCGGACGACACCCTCGTGTACCCCGCGCACGACTACCAGCAGCGGCGCGTGTCGACCATCGCGCAGGAGCGCGAACGCAACCCCCGCCTCGGCGGCGACAAGACGCTCGAGGAGTTCGTCGCCCTCATGGCGAACCTCCAGCTCCCCTATCCGAAGAAGATCGACCTCGCCGTGCCCGCGAATCGCCAGTGCGGGGGCTGCACGCCCGACGAGTTGGAGGCACTCCGCGGACCCGACACGGGTGGCTGA
- a CDS encoding cytochrome P450, whose product MSDIPRDTRLDSTLALFRDGYRFIERGRSRHRSDIFETRLLLQRTLCLSGAEAARLFYDAQRFQRRGAAPRRLRKTLFGLGGVQDLDGEAHRSRKAMFMSLMSPQGLRRASELAEHHWRQAIQRWTRRERVVLFDEVEELLCRVACEWTGIPLPEAEVRLRTRQLAAMVDGSGGIGPRQWRARMARRRAEAWLASLVRHVRSGERAAPEGSALEAVAEYLGPEGRPLSPRVAAVELLNLLRPIVAVARFVVFEALALHEHPRGRAQLLDANDDDADERFVQEVRRFYPFFPFVAARVREGFTWKGYTFPRGRRVLLDLYGTNHDPRVWERPSDFQPDRFRHWDGSAFSFIPQGGGDPATGHRCPGERLTIALMKVSLRMLTRAMRYDVPAQDLRMRFNRFPPEPASRFVMSNVVSVLDEAERRIAGGGERTMLGGLTADTHAPGH is encoded by the coding sequence ATGAGCGACATCCCCAGAGACACGAGGCTGGACAGCACGCTGGCGCTGTTCCGGGACGGCTACCGCTTCATCGAGCGTGGCCGCTCGCGCCACCGCTCCGACATCTTCGAGACCCGCCTGCTCCTCCAGCGCACCCTCTGCCTGAGTGGCGCGGAGGCGGCTCGGCTGTTCTACGACGCCCAGCGCTTCCAGCGGCGAGGGGCCGCGCCCCGGCGTCTGCGCAAGACGCTCTTCGGGCTCGGTGGGGTCCAGGACCTCGACGGCGAGGCGCACCGCTCGCGCAAGGCGATGTTCATGTCGCTCATGTCGCCCCAGGGCCTGCGCCGCGCCTCCGAGCTGGCCGAGCACCACTGGCGGCAGGCCATCCAGCGCTGGACCCGGCGAGAGCGCGTCGTGCTCTTCGACGAGGTGGAGGAGCTGCTGTGCCGGGTGGCCTGTGAGTGGACGGGCATCCCGCTCCCCGAGGCCGAGGTGCGCCTTCGTACCCGCCAGCTGGCGGCGATGGTCGACGGCTCCGGTGGCATCGGCCCCCGCCAGTGGCGAGCGCGCATGGCCCGACGACGCGCGGAGGCCTGGCTGGCCTCGCTCGTGCGACACGTCCGCTCCGGCGAGCGGGCCGCCCCGGAGGGCAGCGCGCTGGAGGCCGTGGCCGAGTACCTGGGGCCGGAGGGCAGGCCCCTGAGCCCCCGCGTGGCCGCCGTGGAGCTGCTCAATCTGCTTCGTCCCATCGTCGCGGTGGCGCGCTTCGTGGTGTTCGAGGCGCTCGCCCTCCACGAGCATCCGCGCGGCCGGGCCCAGCTCCTCGACGCGAATGACGACGACGCGGACGAGCGCTTCGTCCAGGAGGTCCGCCGCTTCTATCCGTTCTTCCCCTTCGTCGCGGCGCGCGTGCGCGAGGGCTTCACCTGGAAGGGCTACACCTTCCCTCGGGGCCGGCGCGTGCTGCTCGACCTGTATGGGACGAACCACGACCCGCGCGTCTGGGAGCGCCCCAGCGACTTCCAACCGGACCGCTTCCGGCACTGGGACGGGAGCGCCTTCTCGTTCATCCCCCAGGGGGGTGGCGACCCCGCCACCGGCCACCGCTGTCCGGGGGAGCGGCTGACCATCGCGTTGATGAAGGTCTCCTTGCGGATGCTCACCCGCGCCATGCGCTACGACGTGCCCGCGCAGGACCTGCGCATGCGCTTCAACCGGTTCCCGCCCGAGCCCGCCAGCCGGTTCGTCATGTCCAACGTCGTGTCCGTCCTGGACGAGGCGGAGCGGCGCATCGCCGGGGGCGGGGAGCGGACGATGCTCGGGGGGCTGACCGCGGACACCCACGCGCCGGGCCACTGA
- a CDS encoding phage tail sheath protein, translating into MSGLVFEVDTRAPVSAPERADLACFVGFVRRVPGTPVPLDLQQWLVEHGWSAGPLSALGDVPVPIERWSDFARLFDWEGTYLGAAVRSFFTQGGRKCYVVRVGDPWPALAPRAARAPLAQKLLPGLGALFEATPHDRGTWKGAAHLLGLDDVSFLCLPDLPALFAMDEEPLPPPVQPPSHPEVFVDCSTPAPAPVEQQPSHQPVPRADTEGYTRWADFLERVKALLSRHVREVQLVAAIPLPHASAVAHAHGRDWVAEENPHAYLLATGHLSRIASAFVQLVYPWARTPGSALLPGGLESPEGLLSGVLARSALLRGTFHSAVQAGLADVHELSPRVDRGALALRPPTGPGGATDSAWPERVSLLGYTAGGPRVLSDVTTSPSASWRQAGVCRLLSVLIRAMRRAGVQTLFEPSSERTWRELVYRVEGLLVRLWEAGALRGTSPRDAFQVRCDRTTMTQDDLDAGRLVAEVEFDAAAALERIHVVLTLAEEGVLSLLPEGAS; encoded by the coding sequence ATGAGTGGCCTCGTCTTCGAAGTCGACACACGCGCTCCCGTGAGCGCGCCCGAGCGCGCGGACCTCGCCTGCTTCGTGGGCTTCGTCCGCCGCGTCCCGGGCACGCCCGTCCCGCTGGACCTCCAGCAGTGGCTCGTCGAGCACGGCTGGAGCGCGGGCCCGCTGTCGGCCCTGGGGGACGTGCCCGTCCCCATCGAACGCTGGAGCGACTTCGCCCGGCTGTTCGACTGGGAGGGCACGTACCTGGGCGCGGCGGTCCGCTCGTTCTTCACCCAGGGCGGGCGCAAGTGCTACGTCGTCCGCGTCGGCGACCCGTGGCCGGCCCTGGCCCCGCGCGCGGCCCGCGCGCCGCTCGCGCAGAAGCTGCTCCCCGGCCTCGGGGCCCTGTTCGAGGCCACGCCGCACGACCGGGGCACCTGGAAGGGCGCCGCGCACCTGCTCGGCCTGGATGACGTGTCGTTCCTGTGCCTGCCGGACCTCCCGGCGCTGTTCGCCATGGACGAGGAGCCGCTGCCTCCACCCGTCCAGCCGCCCTCCCACCCGGAGGTCTTCGTCGACTGCTCCACGCCGGCGCCCGCGCCCGTGGAGCAGCAGCCCTCCCACCAGCCCGTGCCCCGCGCGGACACGGAGGGCTACACGCGCTGGGCGGACTTCCTGGAGCGGGTGAAGGCCCTGCTCTCGCGCCACGTGCGCGAGGTGCAGCTGGTCGCCGCCATCCCCCTCCCCCACGCCAGCGCCGTCGCCCACGCCCACGGGCGCGACTGGGTGGCCGAGGAGAACCCCCACGCGTACCTGCTCGCCACGGGCCACCTGTCGCGCATCGCGAGCGCGTTCGTCCAGCTCGTCTACCCGTGGGCGCGCACGCCGGGTTCGGCCCTGCTGCCCGGAGGGCTGGAGAGCCCCGAGGGGCTGCTGTCGGGCGTGCTCGCGCGGAGCGCGCTGCTGCGGGGGACCTTCCACAGCGCGGTCCAGGCGGGCCTCGCGGATGTCCACGAGCTGTCCCCCCGGGTGGACCGCGGCGCGCTCGCGCTGCGACCGCCCACCGGCCCGGGCGGCGCCACCGACAGCGCCTGGCCCGAGCGGGTGAGCCTGCTGGGCTACACGGCCGGAGGGCCGCGCGTGCTCTCCGACGTCACCACCAGCCCCAGCGCGAGCTGGCGACAGGCCGGTGTGTGCCGGCTGCTGTCCGTGCTCATCCGCGCCATGCGGCGCGCGGGGGTCCAGACGCTGTTCGAACCCTCCTCCGAACGGACATGGCGCGAGCTGGTGTACCGCGTCGAGGGGCTGCTGGTCCGCCTGTGGGAGGCGGGCGCGCTTAGAGGCACGAGTCCGCGCGACGCGTTCCAGGTCCGCTGCGACCGGACCACCATGACCCAGGACGACCTCGACGCGGGGCGGCTGGTGGCGGAGGTGGAGTTCGACGCCGCGGCGGCGCTCGAGCGCATCCACGTCGTCCTGACCCTGGCCGAGGAAGGCGTGCTCTCGCTGCTGCCGGAGGGAGCGTCATGA